One Coraliomargarita parva DNA segment encodes these proteins:
- a CDS encoding Smr/MutS family protein, translating to MTDPDPNDPVEFEINGELDLHTFRPSDLGELIPDYIGLCLEQGITRIRIVHGKGTGTLRETVHVLLRRDARVREFHLAGPGEGSWGATIAWLRDHRNGD from the coding sequence ATGACTGATCCCGATCCGAACGACCCGGTCGAGTTTGAGATTAACGGGGAACTCGACCTGCACACCTTCAGGCCATCCGATTTGGGAGAACTGATCCCCGACTACATCGGGCTTTGCCTGGAGCAGGGGATTACCCGTATCCGCATCGTCCACGGCAAAGGGACCGGCACCCTGCGGGAAACCGTCCATGTGCTTTTACGACGCGACGCCCGGGTGCGCGAATTTCATCTCGCCGGGCCGGGCGAGGGGAGCTGGGGCGCGACGATTGCCTGGCTGAGGGATCACCGTAATGGAGATTAG
- a CDS encoding SPFH domain-containing protein translates to MNSSFTKFGPRSLLVPYFGKVYTVSNSIHQYYLRNQFVNSEEGAPMGVGIWYECYVSNPTAYLFENSEPVRSLSANVSTSVIKQLSNLELDVLWEDRDALSRKVREEVSPTSQQWGFTLGSTYIRKVAFRDQGMIKEIERKVVNRLRQVTASMCQDGENRVAIIRSNAEKEASRRLGKAQAVRPQIVGEALSEIRKNPEVAEV, encoded by the coding sequence TTGAATTCCTCTTTCACCAAGTTTGGCCCGCGCAGCTTGCTCGTCCCTTATTTCGGAAAGGTGTATACCGTATCGAACAGCATTCATCAGTACTATCTTCGGAACCAATTTGTGAATTCCGAAGAGGGTGCGCCCATGGGAGTTGGTATTTGGTATGAGTGCTACGTGAGCAATCCGACGGCTTATCTGTTTGAAAATTCTGAGCCTGTTCGCTCGCTGTCGGCCAATGTGTCGACCTCCGTGATCAAGCAGTTGTCAAATCTAGAGTTGGATGTGCTTTGGGAGGACCGCGACGCCTTGTCGCGAAAAGTGCGCGAGGAGGTCTCGCCGACCTCTCAACAGTGGGGCTTTACGCTCGGTTCGACTTACATTCGTAAGGTGGCTTTTCGTGACCAGGGGATGATCAAGGAAATCGAGCGCAAAGTCGTGAACCGCCTCCGGCAGGTCACGGCGTCGATGTGCCAGGATGGTGAGAACCGCGTTGCCATAATACGTTCCAACGCGGAGAAGGAAGCCTCGCGGAGGCTCGGTAAAGCACAGGCCGTGCGCCCGCAAATTGTCGGGGAGGCCTTATCCGAGATCCGCAAGAACCCGGAAGTGGCTGAGGTGTAA
- a CDS encoding cobyric acid synthase, which translates to MAFPQDFVSFLLSVSMKSLSILGTSSDAGKSWIATALCALLHRKGYKIAPFKAQNMSNNAYVTLEGGEIGRAQAVQAEACGLRPIAEMNPILLKPSSDTASQIVFRGVPGLHIEAGNYYKTLGNLWEKVAEIIDWWRPRCDVLLMEGAGSPVELNLMDRDLANLLPIEYTDGRWLLACDIERGGVFAQGIGTVQLMPEASRKRGLGLVINKFRGDPKLFAGAEAHFAKHIEVPMLGTLPMRYDLQPEMEDGFSKPPEFGHPEDPLLCWIALPRVSNTSDAQPWTLDRGIRMQWTRSAEDLRKARIIVLPGSKNTIADLVWLRQEGLDQVILERAAAGVPVIGLCGGYQMLGQSISDPDGIAGNAGSIEGLGLLPLHTHYNTEKRVQQVQARWKENEWQAYEIHMGHTELPEHYSPLLRADNQPEGIRQDKIWGSYLHGLFEAPEVRRALARAAGIDRHQAPERNWHSHKAELYDQMADCLEHYLRLENIYRYLDS; encoded by the coding sequence ATGGCCTTTCCTCAAGACTTCGTGTCCTTTCTGCTGTCCGTCTCAATGAAGTCACTCTCCATCCTCGGCACAAGTTCGGACGCTGGCAAAAGCTGGATTGCCACTGCATTGTGCGCGCTCCTGCACCGCAAGGGTTACAAGATCGCCCCCTTCAAGGCGCAAAACATGTCGAACAATGCCTACGTCACCCTAGAAGGTGGGGAGATCGGACGCGCCCAGGCGGTTCAAGCCGAAGCCTGCGGCCTACGGCCCATTGCTGAAATGAACCCAATCTTACTGAAGCCCAGTAGTGATACCGCCTCGCAAATCGTTTTTCGCGGCGTGCCCGGCCTGCACATCGAAGCCGGCAACTACTATAAGACGCTCGGCAATCTCTGGGAGAAAGTCGCCGAAATCATCGACTGGTGGCGCCCCCGCTGTGATGTCCTGCTAATGGAAGGCGCCGGCAGCCCGGTCGAGCTTAACCTGATGGACCGCGATCTCGCCAACTTGCTCCCGATCGAATACACCGACGGTCGTTGGCTCCTCGCCTGCGACATCGAGCGCGGGGGCGTCTTCGCCCAAGGCATCGGGACGGTGCAGCTGATGCCAGAAGCCAGCCGCAAACGCGGGCTGGGGCTGGTCATCAACAAATTCCGCGGCGACCCGAAGCTCTTTGCCGGAGCCGAGGCACATTTTGCAAAACACATCGAAGTGCCCATGCTCGGCACCTTACCGATGCGCTACGATCTCCAGCCCGAAATGGAAGACGGATTTTCGAAACCACCCGAATTCGGTCATCCTGAAGACCCCCTGCTCTGCTGGATCGCGCTGCCCCGGGTATCCAACACCAGCGACGCCCAGCCCTGGACCCTTGACCGGGGCATCCGCATGCAATGGACCCGTAGTGCCGAAGACTTGCGTAAAGCCCGCATCATCGTGCTCCCCGGCTCCAAAAACACGATCGCCGACCTCGTGTGGCTCCGACAGGAAGGCCTCGATCAGGTCATTCTGGAACGCGCCGCAGCCGGCGTACCCGTGATCGGCCTTTGCGGCGGCTATCAAATGCTCGGACAAAGCATCAGCGACCCAGACGGAATCGCCGGCAATGCCGGCAGCATTGAGGGACTCGGGCTACTTCCGCTGCACACCCACTACAATACCGAAAAACGCGTCCAACAGGTTCAGGCCCGTTGGAAGGAAAATGAATGGCAGGCCTACGAGATCCACATGGGTCACACGGAACTGCCGGAGCACTACAGCCCGCTCCTTAGAGCGGACAACCAACCGGAAGGCATCCGGCAGGACAAAATCTGGGGCAGCTACCTGCACGGCCTCTTTGAAGCGCCCGAGGTCCGACGCGCCCTCGCCCGGGCAGCGGGGATTGACCGCCACCAAGCACCCGAGCGCAACTGGCATTCCCACAAAGCCGAGCTCTACGACCAAATGGCGGATTGCCTCGAACACTACCTGCGACTGGAAAACATCTACCGCTACCTCGACAGCTAG
- a CDS encoding heme-binding domain-containing protein, whose translation MKKILLLVSAAVALALIAIQLVPAERSNPPVLADFDGPDAVKEILRTSCYDCHSNETVWPWYSYVAPVSWSVAEHVREAREELNFSDWASFRGDAHLMEEIYEETKEGHMPIGSYLRMHPGAKLSEAQLAVLKAYFYPEGSEHDEHEHEHD comes from the coding sequence ATGAAGAAAATACTCCTCCTCGTCTCTGCTGCAGTCGCTCTCGCTTTGATTGCCATCCAGCTGGTGCCGGCGGAGCGCTCGAATCCTCCGGTGTTGGCCGATTTCGACGGGCCGGATGCGGTGAAGGAGATCCTCCGTACCAGTTGTTATGACTGCCATTCCAATGAAACCGTCTGGCCTTGGTACAGTTATGTCGCTCCGGTCTCCTGGTCGGTGGCGGAGCATGTGCGCGAAGCCCGCGAAGAGTTGAATTTCTCGGATTGGGCGAGTTTTCGAGGTGACGCCCACCTGATGGAGGAGATCTACGAAGAAACCAAGGAGGGGCACATGCCGATCGGCAGCTACCTGCGGATGCATCCGGGGGCCAAGCTCTCGGAGGCCCAACTGGCCGTGCTGAAGGCTTATTTTTATCCTGAGGGCTCGGAGCATGATGAGCACGAGCATGAGCATGACTGA